TTGTGTCGAGTTGCTGTGGATCACATGGAGGGGGCAAGCCTGGATCTTTGGATTTAGCAATGTGGAGATCGGTGACCTTGATAAGGGCTATTCTGGAGCTGAGGTAAGAGTGAAAGTCTGATTGGCATAGGTTCAAAAGAGAATAGGAAGACAGGAATTGGAGACGaccaagataaataatatttctagGAAATTGCAGTGAAGGGGAGTGGAGAAATGGGCCAGTATCCAGAAGAAGCTGGGGTCAAGagagttttggttttggtttggtttttggtttttgtatttgctttttttcttttttctcctagagaacaagagagaatgtgcacacacacaagcaggggagaggggtagaggaagagagagagagagagagagagagagattgaatctcaagcaggctctatgctcaggtcagagcccaacacagtctggatctcatgacctgagctgaaatcaagagttggatggtcaacagattgagccatccaggtgcccatggtttgttttttgtttgtttgtttgtttgttaaagtttatttattttgggccgcctggatggctcagttgggtaagtgtccaacttcagctcaggtcatgatctcacggtctgtgggttcgagccccatgtcatactctgtgctgacagctaagagcctggagcctgctttggatgctgtgtctccttctctctctgctcttcccccactcgtctctctctctcaaaaataaaaacattaaaaatatttttaaaaaataaaagtttattttatagagagaggagagcgagCACATGTTTGgttaagtgagggaggggcagagggagagggagagagaatcccaagcaggcttgaagCCATCAATGCAGTGCCCAACGCTGGGTTCAgtctcatgagcagtgagatcatggcctgagccgaaaccaagagtgagccacacaggtgcctcttttgctttttaaaaatttattattatttttaatgcttacttatttttgagagagacagagcatgagctggggaggggcagagagagagggagggagacacagaatctgaaacagacatggggctcaaacacatgaaccatgagatcatacccgagctgaagtcagacgcttaaccaacccacccattttttgcttttttaaactgctttattCACAATATATAAGGAGTATCGTTCCATGCAATAAACTTCCCTGGTGACAGAATCTTACAGATTGGgtcaaaatataacattaaatgggcacctggctggttcagtcagtagagcatgtgactcttgatctcagggttgtcagttcaagccccatgttgggcatggagcctggttaagcTAAAACAAAACCCACATTCAGTTAGAGGCTGGTTGGGGCTCCTGGTTGgatcagttgcttaagtgtctgacttcagctcaggtcaagttcTCGctgtttatgagtctgagccccacattgggctctctgctgtcagcacggagtccactTTGGGTCTTCTGTCTCCATCACTCTGCCTcttacctgctctctctctctttcaaaataaacaaacgtggagcgcctgggttgctcagtcagttaagcgtccaactttggctcaggtcataatttcacggtgcatgggttcgaggcccgcactGGGCCTCacaacctggagcttgctttggattgtgtgtcttcctctctctctctgcccctttcttgctcatgctcatgcgctctctctctctctctttttaaaaaaacatttatttatttttgagagacagagagagacagaatgtgagcaggggaggggcagagagagagacacacagaatccgaagtagtctccaggctctgagctgtcagcacacagcccgatgcagggctcgaacccacgaactctgagatcatgacctgagcagaagttggaccctcaacggactgagccacccaggtacccctctctctatctcttgataataaataaacattaaaaatgtttaaataaataattttttttaagttggtaacAGGAGCCCCACAAGAAAAATGTAACACCATAAGTTTTACAGTAAAGGTACATTGTTAACATGTACGTTTAGGAAGCAGGTGCGTCTTCCTATGGACTTGAGGGAAAACATCAGGATTCAAGGCATACGACAAAACTCATCACGATGGTCACAGTGCGGAGGGTCAGCGCTAACTGCCCACAGACCAGAAGTAATTGCTTTTCCCCCTGATGTCTCACCTCCTCCTCAGTCCTTCTCAGATTCTCTTCTCTTACCCTTGCCTGAGGCTCTCCACGCCTCTGACTCCTGTGTCGCCTATCCTGCAGGATAGAACTGCCTACAATTTACTCTAGGCTCACGATACTCCCCAGCTTCCAAAGGGAGGGCCAGGGGGCAGAAGTGAGTGACAGCAGGGTCcctgttttggtttggttttaatgGGAGAAATGACAACGAAGCAGAATGATCTGGCAAAGAGGAGAAACTGGTTGGTGCCGGAGAGGGAAATTGCTGGAGGGATACAGCTCGGAGTAGACAAGATGCACGTGTAAGTGGAGGATTGGTGTCGCTGGCACCGTGGAAGGTCTGGTGTCACAGGTGGGAGTGAGGATGGGGGAGCGTGGAGGTGCACAGAGAGGGACCGGCCATCCTCTAGGAGGGCGGAGGAGTAAATGGATGGTGGCATCACAGGTGGCCCGAGGTCACGATGTGGTTGTGAGCTTTCCCTCCGGCAGCTTCAGCTGTGCAGGGCGAGCACGGATTGGGCGGGGGAGCAGTGTCTGAGCTGAGCCAGGAGAGGGAGGTCTGGGGGAAGCATAGGCAGTGGGGACAGCGACGGCAAatgtccggggggggggggggggggggggggggggggggggggggggggggggggggggggggggggggcggcgcagCTTGGTGTccagagaaagtgaaagaagctGATGTGGCTCAATCATGGTGAGTGACAGGGACCAGACTGTGCAGAGCTTTCCAGGGCCTAGTTAATTCTgtggcattttttttctagacGTGATGGGAGGTCTTTGGAAGATGTTAAGCAGGGAAgggacttttgttgttgtttatttactgttttttgagagagacaaagcatgagtggggggggggcagagagggagacacagaattccaagcaggctccaggttctgagctgtcagcacagagcccaaggcgaggctcgaactcacgaactgtgagatcatgacctgagctgaagttggacgcttaacccactgagccacccaggcgcccctcaatttaggtttttaaagatcaccctgggggcacctaggtggctcagtcggttgagtgtccaacttcggctcaggtcatgatctcacggtttgtgggtttgagccctgcgttggactctgtgctgacagctcagagcctggagcctgctttggattctgtgtgtgtgtctctctctctgccctccccccacttgtctctctctcaaaaataaaataaaaatgttaaaaaaacttttaaaaaaataaaagtttattttttagagagaggagagcGAGCACATGTTTGgtcaagtgaggaaggggcagagggagagggagagagactcccaaacaggcttGAAGCCATCAGCGCAGTGCCTGATGCTGAGTTCAgtctcatgagcagtgagatcatgacctgagccgaaaccaagagtcagacacttaaccaactgagccacacaggtgcctcttttgctttttaaaaatttattattattatttttaatatttttacatttttttttatttttgagagaaagacagagcatgagcaggggaggagcacagagagagggagacacagaatgtgaaacaggctccaggctctgagctgtcagcgcagagcctgacatggggctcaaacacatgaaccacgagatcatagcTGAgctaaaagtcagatgcttaaccaactgagccacccaggcacccaaccatgttttgcttttttaaactgctttattAACTTCACAATATATACTGAGTATCATTCCATGCAATAGAGTAAACTCCTCTGGTGACAGAATCTTACAGATTGGgtcaaaatataacattaaatgggtgcctggctggttcagtcggtagagcatgtgacccttgatctcagggttgtcagttcaagccccatgttgggtatggagcctggttaagttaaaacaaaaacaaaacccacattcAATTAGAGgctggttggggcacctggttggatcagttgcttaagtgtctgacttcagctcgtcaagttcttgctgtttgtgaggttgaaccccacattgggctctctgctgtcagcacggagtccactttgggtcttctgtctccctctctctaccttttacctgctctctctttcaaattaaacaaacatggggcacctggatggctcagtcagttaagggtccagctttggctcaggtcatgatctcacagttcatgggttcaagccccgcactgggctctgtgctgacaactcacagcctggagcctgctttggattctgtgcctccctctctctctgccctccactgctcacactctgtctctctgtctctcaaaaataaataaatgcttaaaaaaatttttttttaaataataaagatcaccGTGGTGCTATGCTAAGGGAATCAGGTGTGACCTGGGCAGTCTTGGGAAGGCAGATCTGAGGGTTGGGATGCTTCTAAGGAGGTGAGCCTGGTGAGCCAGGCTGTTTCTATCTTAAATCCCTGGGGACCTGGAAGTGGGTGTGGGCTAGAGGGGAAGCAGGGCAGATATGAGACATGACCCCATGACCCCGCTGTCAGAGCCGGTGGGGTGCCTCCGAATGCCTTCGAGCTGGTCTCTCTCCCTTGCAGGCCTGGGCATGTGCTTCAGCTTCCAGTCGAGCATCACGGTGCTGGGCTTCTACTTCTCTCGCCATCGGGCACTGGCCAACGCGCTGGCTTCAGTGGGCGTCTCGCTGGGCATCACGCTCTGGCCACTGCTCTCCCGCTacctcctggagcacctgggctGGAGAGGCACTTTCCTCATCTTTGGCGGAGTCTTCCTCCACTGCTGTGTCTGCGGGGCCATCATGAGGCCCGTGGCCCCCAGCGCAGCCCCTGCCACCACAGAAGGCCCCCCTCCGCCTTCCAAGACACCTGGCTGCCTGGCAGCATGTGGCGCGGCCATCCAGCGCCACCTGGCTTTTGACATCCTGCGGCACAATGCAGGCTACCGAGTGTTCACGCTGGGCGTTATGTGGATGATCCTGGGCTTCCCGCTGCCTCACGTCTTCCTGGTGCCGTATGCCATGCGGCACGGGGTGGATGAGCACAAGGCAGCCCTGCTCATCTCCATCATTGGCTTTAGCAACATCTTCCTGCGGCCCATGGCTGGGCTGCTGGCAGGCCGCCCGGACTTTGCCAGCCACCGAAAGTACCTGTTCAGCCTGGCAGCCCTGCTCAACGGCCTCACCAACCTTGTGTGTGCAGTGTCGGCAGACTTCCGGGTGTTGGTGGTCTACTGCTTGGTGTACAGCGTGTCCTTGAGTGGCATTGGTGCCCTCCTCTTCCAGGTGCTCATGGACATTGTGCCCATGGATCGGTTCTCCAGTGCCCTGGGCCTCTTCACCATCCTGGAGGGCATCTCTATCCTCATCTCCCCGCCACTGGCTGGTGAGGCCCCAGGAGGGAGGGCAGCCAGGTGTACGTGGGTGTGGCCTGGGTGGCAGGATAAGGAGATAGAGAAGAGGGGAACAGTATGGACAGGTTTGGGTGTCATCCGGCATCTCCAGGGGTAGGAACTTGGGATCTGATTTTCCCAAGCACCTTAGGGGACTGGCTGCAGACTTCCCCAGCTGGCACCCAGGGtgtaaatagttaaaaataaggaTTCTCGTACCAGATTGACTGGagcccttcctcttcctccctgta
The genomic region above belongs to Suricata suricatta isolate VVHF042 chromosome 17, meerkat_22Aug2017_6uvM2_HiC, whole genome shotgun sequence and contains:
- the SLC16A5 gene encoding monocarboxylate transporter 6 — protein: MPQGLERAEGCWAWVVLLASLVTQGLTLGFPTCMGIFFTELQHEFQASNSETSWFPSILTAMLHTGGPLCSILVGRFGCRVAVMLGGALASLGMVAGSFCRSLSQLYLTAGFITGLGMCFSFQSSITVLGFYFSRHRALANALASVGVSLGITLWPLLSRYLLEHLGWRGTFLIFGGVFLHCCVCGAIMRPVAPSAAPATTEGPPPPSKTPGCLAACGAAIQRHLAFDILRHNAGYRVFTLGVMWMILGFPLPHVFLVPYAMRHGVDEHKAALLISIIGFSNIFLRPMAGLLAGRPDFASHRKYLFSLAALLNGLTNLVCAVSADFRVLVVYCLVYSVSLSGIGALLFQVLMDIVPMDRFSSALGLFTILEGISILISPPLAGLLLDATNNFSYVFYMSSFFLITAALFMGGSFCVLQKKERRGRLAEAERAILEAASERGLTVEDSHGSKKQVYTEITYVTSV